In one Juglans regia cultivar Chandler chromosome 11, Walnut 2.0, whole genome shotgun sequence genomic region, the following are encoded:
- the LOC108995209 gene encoding beta-galactosidase 1-like, translating into MAAVLQTLTKKKDEWDSAAMLMMTYQKAKEGGLDVIQTYVFWNGHEPSPGQVLYSSGILLFSALSVLCAFVCFNYFTDSSYLLQYFFEGNYDLVKFVKLVKQAGLYVHLRIGPYVCAELNFGGFPVWLKYIPGINFRTDNGPLKVQMHKFTEKIVKMMKAERLYESQGGPIILSKVRMAPRLHGSTFYSFL; encoded by the exons ATGGCAGCAGTTCTGCAAACcttaacaaagaaaaaggaCGAATGGGACAGTGCAGCAATGCTCATGATGACA TATCAGAAGGCAAAGGAAGGGGGGTTGGATGTGATACAGACTTACGTTTTCTGGAATGGGCATGAGCCTTCACCCGGCCAAGTACTGTATAGTAGTGGCATTCTGCTCTTTTCTGCGCTTTCAGTTCTATGTGCATttgtatgttttaattattttactgaCAGTTCTTATTTGTTGCAGTACTTCTTTGAGGGGAACTATGATCTGGTTAAGTTTGTCAAGTTGGTGAAGCAAGCCGGCCTTTATGTTCATCTAAGGATCGGTCCTTATGTTTGTGCTGAGTTGAACTTTGG GGGATTCCCCGTTTGGCTGAAGTACATTCCAGGTATCAATTTCAGAACAGACAATGGGCCCTTAAAG GTTCAAATGCATAAATTCACAGAGAAGATTGTCAAAATGATGAAAGCTGAAAGGTTGTATGAGTCTCAAGGTGGTCCAATTATTCTATCCAAGGTTCGCATGGCTCCACGGCTCCACGGCTCCACATTCTATTCTTTCCTTTGA
- the LOC108995226 gene encoding barwin-like — translation MERLCVWLVLSLCLFAAATTAQQCGRQAGGKTCSNNLCCSQYGYCGTTDDYCSPSKGCQSNCQSSSSGGESASNVRATYHFYNPEQNGWNLNAVSAYCSTWDANKPLAWRSKYGWTAFCGPVGPRGQAACGKCLRVTNSGTGAQATVRIVDQCSNGGLDLDHAGVFQKLDTDGNGYARGHLIVSYQFVNCGD, via the exons ATGGAAAGGCTTTGTGTATGGTTGGTGCTCTCTCTCTGCCTGTTCGCTGCTGCCACCACTGCCCAACAGTGTGGGAGGCAAGCCGGCGGCAAAACATGTTCCAACAACCTTTGCTGTAGCCAGTATGGTTACTGTGGCACTACTGATGACTATTGCTCCCCTTCTAAAGGCTGTCAGAGCAATTGTCAATCAAGCAGCAGCGGTGGGGAGAGCGCCTCGAATGTGAGAGCAACGTACCATTTCTACAACCCAGAGCAGAATGGTTGGAACTTGAATGCTGTAAGTGCATATTGCTCGACATGGGATGCCAACAAGCCGTTGGCATGGCGCAGCAAATATGGTTGGACGGCCTTTTGTGGACCGGTCGGGCCTCGTGGGCAAGCAGCTTGTGGCAAGTGCCTAAGG GTCACAAACAGCGGAACAGGAGCTCAGGCAACAGTGAGAATTGTGGATCAATGCAGCAATGGAGGTCTGGATTTGGATCATGCAGGAGTGTTTCAAAAACTAGACACTGATGGAAACGGATATGCCCGGGGCCACCTTATCGTGAGCTACCAGTTTGTGAACTGCGGTGATTAA